From Domibacillus sp. DTU_2020_1001157_1_SI_ALB_TIR_016, a single genomic window includes:
- the mgtE gene encoding magnesium transporter, whose amino-acid sequence MISNLTEDQLTLLVIKHLKEGKKTDLQQLIDELHPYDMAAIYRNLPNKHQTRFLLHLTIPILTDMIQELEHDEQMAVLKKVGKERSRKVLDDMDNDDLASLLDDMSPENMEQFLSGMKEEESTIIHNMMSYPPETAGRLMTNRFVWIKHSYTVREAVEKLKTFAEFAETINYLYVIDGEKKLVGVVSYRDMLLADTHEKIADIMYGRVISVDVYIDQEEIARLIERYDFLAIPVVDEAGILIGIVTFDDIIDVVIQEANEDIEKLSASGKSIDFDTKAGIAAFRRLPWLVLLLFIGLVSGSIISGFENTINQVVALTYFMPMISGMTGNTGTQSLAVVVRGLASRDIDMRTVLALVGREFGVGLIIGAVCSILIFFIAFFWQGSAVLGFVVASSLLLTLIIGTLSGTIIPLVLYKLNIDPAVASGPLITTINDIFSLITYFTIASWFLTHLL is encoded by the coding sequence GTGATTTCGAACTTAACCGAGGATCAGCTGACCCTGCTTGTTATCAAGCATTTAAAAGAAGGTAAGAAAACAGATTTGCAGCAGCTGATCGATGAACTCCATCCTTATGATATGGCGGCTATTTATCGGAACCTTCCGAACAAGCACCAGACACGTTTTTTGCTTCATTTAACGATTCCAATCTTAACCGATATGATTCAGGAGCTTGAGCACGATGAGCAGATGGCCGTCCTGAAAAAAGTCGGAAAAGAACGCTCTCGTAAAGTACTCGATGATATGGACAATGATGACTTGGCGTCTCTCCTTGATGATATGTCTCCAGAAAATATGGAGCAGTTTTTATCTGGTATGAAAGAAGAAGAGTCAACCATCATTCACAATATGATGAGCTATCCACCGGAAACAGCCGGACGGCTTATGACAAACCGATTTGTCTGGATTAAACATTCTTATACCGTACGGGAAGCGGTGGAAAAATTAAAAACGTTCGCTGAGTTTGCTGAGACGATCAATTACCTCTATGTGATTGACGGCGAAAAAAAACTCGTTGGCGTTGTTTCCTACCGGGACATGCTTCTTGCAGATACACATGAGAAAATTGCCGATATCATGTATGGGCGGGTGATTTCCGTTGATGTATATATCGACCAGGAGGAAATTGCCCGCTTGATTGAACGGTATGACTTTCTCGCAATCCCGGTTGTGGACGAAGCCGGCATTTTAATTGGCATTGTTACATTTGATGATATTATTGATGTCGTCATTCAAGAAGCAAATGAAGACATCGAAAAGCTTTCTGCTTCCGGGAAGTCGATTGATTTTGATACAAAAGCAGGCATCGCAGCTTTCAGGCGTCTGCCGTGGCTTGTACTGCTCCTGTTTATCGGGCTTGTGTCCGGCAGCATTATTTCCGGCTTTGAAAATACAATCAATCAAGTAGTAGCACTCACCTATTTTATGCCCATGATCTCAGGCATGACCGGAAATACCGGTACGCAGTCGTTGGCCGTTGTCGTGCGCGGACTTGCCTCACGGGACATCGATATGAGGACTGTTCTTGCCTTGGTCGGCCGCGAATTTGGCGTTGGCTTGATTATCGGCGCGGTATGCAGTATTTTGATTTTTTTTATTGCGTTTTTCTGGCAGGGCAGCGCCGTTCTTGGATTTGTAGTAGCATCGTCTCTTTTGCTGACCCTGATCATTGGAACCCTGTCAGGCACGATTATCCCGCTCGTGCTGTATAAACTAAACATTGATCCGGCTGTTGCATCCGGTCCGCTTATCACAACCATTAATGATATTTTTTCACTTATTACGTATTTTACGATTGCATCTTGGTTTTTAACACATCTTTTGTAA
- a CDS encoding hemolysin family protein, with protein MDIWIGLIAVILLALSFTAIRYVKRKETNETGEPPSRKHSSALLAELTGTDPENHLSQLNDRAATEVMVPRTEMVYFDKEDAVRDCVKIFRETKHTRYPVADGDKDRIIGFVNFKEVIAEYVSDPVVGSKSIKHFVRPITRVIDSTPVHELLTKMQAERTQMVILLNEYGGTSGIVTAEDIVEVIVGELYDEFDVAEPPVIQQIGDLHFIASSKMHVSETAQLLGIYMNDEDVDTLGGWMLTEKYDIQPGESIEHSGFLFTVLQMEDQQIRHVEIQRVPDREAVQTKDEPSSIAVIEPYNA; from the coding sequence TTGGACATATGGATTGGGCTGATTGCTGTTATCCTTTTGGCTTTGTCATTTACAGCCATTCGTTACGTAAAACGGAAAGAAACAAATGAAACAGGAGAACCCCCCTCGAGAAAGCATTCTTCCGCTCTTCTCGCTGAATTAACGGGGACCGATCCTGAAAATCACCTGTCGCAGTTGAATGACCGGGCAGCAACAGAGGTGATGGTGCCTCGAACAGAGATGGTGTATTTTGATAAGGAAGATGCAGTTCGGGATTGTGTAAAGATTTTCCGTGAAACAAAGCATACCCGCTATCCTGTAGCGGACGGTGATAAGGACCGTATCATTGGCTTTGTCAACTTTAAAGAAGTCATTGCTGAGTATGTGTCAGACCCGGTTGTCGGTTCAAAAAGCATTAAACATTTTGTCCGGCCCATTACACGGGTAATTGACTCTACTCCCGTTCATGAACTGCTTACGAAAATGCAGGCAGAGCGGACACAAATGGTGATACTGTTGAACGAATACGGCGGCACATCAGGTATCGTAACAGCGGAAGATATCGTTGAGGTCATTGTCGGCGAACTCTATGACGAATTTGATGTGGCTGAACCACCCGTTATTCAGCAAATTGGAGACTTACACTTTATCGCGAGCAGCAAAATGCACGTTTCTGAAACGGCTCAATTGCTCGGCATTTATATGAATGACGAGGATGTTGACACGCTTGGCGGCTGGATGTTAACGGAGAAGTATGATATTCAGCCCGGTGAATCAATCGAGCACAGTGGATTTTTATTTACTGTTTTACAAATGGAAGATCAGCAGATCCGTCACGTTGAAATTCAGCGTGTACCGGACCGGGAAGCCGTACAAACCAAGGATGAGCCTTCATCCATTGCGGTTATAGAACCATATAACGCCTAA
- a CDS encoding polysaccharide deacetylase family protein, translating into MKKLLAAGLLLAASWTVLPTVYGRSYAKRVKKQGPDRREIALTFDDGPNPVYTPLLLDLLKQYNVKATFFVIGEKAKLYPELIRRMEKEGHEVGIHNNRHISSWLLSPAALERELVQAASHITAITGNRAELYRPPWGHFNPFTLQKAQPFQTVMWTAIPGDWKKKMTPEKLAQKLRLARSNGAVITLHDSGHTFGAYEKAPAVMVEALRLFLMDQESAAFSFVTVSTLYRSKS; encoded by the coding sequence ATGAAAAAGCTTTTAGCTGCAGGTCTTCTGCTTGCCGCTTCGTGGACAGTGCTCCCAACGGTATACGGTCGGTCATATGCCAAAAGGGTGAAGAAACAAGGACCTGACCGTCGAGAAATCGCCCTGACTTTTGATGACGGTCCAAACCCCGTTTATACACCTCTTCTATTAGACCTGCTCAAACAATATAATGTAAAAGCTACATTTTTTGTTATTGGGGAAAAAGCGAAACTTTATCCCGAGTTGATTCGTAGAATGGAAAAAGAAGGCCACGAGGTTGGGATCCATAATAACCGCCATATATCCAGCTGGCTGCTTTCACCAGCGGCGCTGGAACGGGAACTTGTACAAGCCGCCAGCCATATTACAGCGATTACAGGGAACCGCGCTGAGCTGTATCGGCCGCCCTGGGGGCATTTTAACCCGTTCACGCTGCAAAAAGCACAGCCTTTTCAGACGGTTATGTGGACAGCTATTCCGGGAGACTGGAAGAAAAAAATGACTCCCGAGAAGCTGGCCCAAAAATTGCGCCTTGCCCGTTCCAATGGCGCCGTTATTACCCTGCATGACAGTGGACATACCTTTGGTGCCTATGAAAAAGCTCCTGCAGTTATGGTGGAAGCCCTGCGCCTTTTTTTAATGGATCAAGAATCGGCTGCTTTTTCATTTGTAACAGTTAGCACTTTGTACCGCTCCAAGTCGTAA
- a CDS encoding DedA family protein yields MESLVIAYLSKYGYAILFLAGIFGIVGIPVPEESLYVYVGMLAKNGSLSFSKAFASLLAGTLVGMAVSYSLGRIVGQPLLDRYGKYLGVTKKRLRKTIMHWDLSRSLLAGFFIPGVRQFNPYFAGIAKFSISGFLALSVLGGSVWVLMYMSAGFLISSYIQIKPEYLAIAGAVFFVLFVIHFIIKWKKSSHSRR; encoded by the coding sequence ATGGAATCATTAGTCATTGCCTATTTATCGAAATATGGATACGCTATTTTATTTTTAGCTGGTATTTTCGGCATTGTCGGCATCCCAGTGCCGGAAGAAAGTTTATACGTCTATGTAGGAATGCTTGCCAAGAACGGCTCGCTTTCTTTTTCTAAAGCTTTTGCGTCCCTTCTCGCGGGTACATTGGTCGGAATGGCTGTCAGCTATTCGCTGGGGCGGATTGTCGGCCAGCCGCTTTTAGACCGTTATGGAAAATACCTGGGTGTTACAAAAAAAAGGCTTCGAAAAACCATTATGCATTGGGATTTATCACGCTCGCTTTTAGCTGGCTTTTTTATCCCAGGTGTTCGGCAGTTTAATCCATATTTCGCCGGAATCGCTAAGTTTTCCATTTCTGGTTTTCTTGCGCTCTCTGTTTTAGGCGGTTCTGTATGGGTACTTATGTATATGTCAGCTGGTTTCTTAATCAGCTCTTATATTCAAATTAAACCAGAATATCTGGCCATTGCCGGTGCTGTCTTTTTTGTTTTGTTTGTTATTCACTTTATTATAAAATGGAAAAAATCGTCACATTCCCGCCGTTAA
- a CDS encoding MGDG synthase family glycosyltransferase, whose protein sequence is MKIIVLPLFRLSSGHHKAAEAVIEHISMVCPEANIQTVDILSYCHESLESVVSKMYMQWISKKPESYSKFYKSFIYTPDGRRSNQMPLHVWDKYFEFRLARLIEKERPDYIICTHSYPSKLLNHLKRQQKITVPVINVYTDFFVSDVWGKRGIDYHFVPHLEAKKWLIRLGVSASRIYVTGIPIHPSFATGHARTKHRSILIAGGNSGLGQLEKLLQHLNERKLSYTYKVLCGHNEKLRTQIELLKNPRIKALPYMSSREEMNRFYEEASAIITKPGGITVSEVLEKELPVFISGALPGQEEFNADYLKKRELIYELTDDLPIEQQITAIIDSDIERGKWKKRLHQYSLEKEQNLTTTLLSIFGKNSSSVPL, encoded by the coding sequence ATGAAAATTATTGTGCTTCCTTTATTTCGTCTGTCATCGGGCCATCATAAAGCAGCGGAAGCGGTTATTGAACATATTAGTATGGTTTGTCCGGAGGCGAACATTCAAACTGTAGATATTCTCAGTTATTGCCACGAATCACTGGAATCTGTTGTATCTAAAATGTACATGCAGTGGATCAGCAAAAAACCCGAATCCTACAGCAAGTTCTACAAATCTTTTATTTACACACCTGATGGCAGAAGAAGCAATCAAATGCCCCTCCATGTGTGGGATAAATATTTCGAGTTCCGTCTTGCCCGGCTCATTGAAAAAGAGCGTCCCGACTATATTATCTGTACACACAGCTATCCATCAAAGCTGCTTAACCACTTGAAACGCCAACAGAAAATTACGGTTCCGGTGATCAACGTATATACAGACTTCTTTGTCAGCGACGTATGGGGAAAACGCGGCATTGATTATCATTTTGTGCCTCACCTCGAAGCAAAAAAATGGCTTATCCGGCTCGGCGTTTCTGCAAGCCGCATTTACGTAACGGGCATTCCGATTCATCCTTCTTTTGCAACGGGACACGCTCGAACTAAACACCGGTCTATTCTTATTGCAGGCGGTAACAGCGGTTTGGGACAGCTTGAAAAATTGCTGCAGCATTTAAACGAACGAAAGCTTTCTTACACGTATAAAGTGCTGTGCGGCCATAACGAAAAGCTGCGCACGCAAATTGAGCTGCTGAAAAATCCACGTATTAAAGCTCTGCCTTATATGAGCAGCCGTGAAGAAATGAATCGGTTTTATGAAGAAGCATCTGCCATTATTACAAAACCGGGCGGCATTACTGTCAGTGAAGTGCTTGAAAAAGAGCTGCCTGTTTTTATTTCAGGCGCCCTGCCCGGCCAGGAAGAGTTTAATGCCGACTATTTAAAAAAGCGCGAACTTATTTATGAACTGACGGATGATCTTCCCATTGAACAGCAGATTACTGCCATTATCGACAGTGATATTGAACGAGGCAAATGGAAAAAAAGACTTCATCAATACAGTCTTGAAAAAGAGCAGAATTTAACTACGACATTGCTGTCTATTTTCGGGAAAAATTCTTCTTCTGTCCCGCTGTAA
- a CDS encoding DedA family protein codes for MENWIISMMEQYGLWGIFFLIALENIFPPIPSEVILTFGGVMTGQTDLTVTGVILVSTAGSVVGAIILYGVGLILDVQTMEKVVARYGKFLRVKNEDIHRADAWFDKYGVWTVFLCRMVPLIRSLISIPAGMSNMNFLLFVLFTTAGTLIWNTVLVNLGAAFSDSWHTIVDYMDVYSNIVYAILAIIFIAAVIWFVRKFRSRSA; via the coding sequence ATGGAAAACTGGATTATTTCGATGATGGAGCAGTATGGACTCTGGGGCATTTTTTTCTTGATTGCACTTGAAAATATATTCCCTCCGATTCCGTCTGAAGTTATTCTTACTTTTGGCGGTGTAATGACCGGCCAGACAGATTTGACTGTTACGGGAGTTATACTCGTTTCAACAGCCGGATCGGTTGTAGGGGCTATTATTCTATACGGTGTCGGATTGATATTGGATGTGCAAACAATGGAGAAAGTCGTGGCCCGTTACGGCAAATTTCTTCGTGTGAAAAACGAGGATATTCACCGGGCGGATGCCTGGTTTGATAAATATGGAGTTTGGACGGTTTTTCTCTGCCGCATGGTTCCTCTTATCCGAAGCTTAATTTCTATCCCTGCCGGCATGTCCAATATGAATTTTCTTTTATTTGTTTTGTTTACGACTGCTGGAACGTTAATATGGAATACTGTTCTTGTAAACTTGGGTGCCGCTTTCTCCGATTCATGGCATACCATCGTTGACTATATGGATGTGTACTCAAATATCGTTTATGCGATTTTGGCCATTATTTTTATCGCGGCAGTTATTTGGTTTGTCCGCAAGTTCCGCAGCCGCTCTGCTTAA
- a CDS encoding diacylglycerol kinase family lipid kinase, with amino-acid sequence MATVRFTKGLFIHNEHAGSQREPVIEQVISVLKEAVGHVERKVITEPGEGEKLCYETVQDYDIVIIYGGDGTVHECINGIARLEKRPIVAVLPGGTCNDFSRAIGVPEDLDAACRLLKTGVVRKVDVCAMNDRFFANFWGIGMITDTSENIDENKKSMIGKMSYYLSALETVRHPSFFHYMIEADGRKLEGEAAMVVALNGNYIGTVDLPFQANHEDGYLELIIVKDSGFPLIKEVIQTKKIKATGEHAANLEHYHVQSFTIQTDHPMLIDMDGEVYAVTPAVCNVKKGHIDCLCSA; translated from the coding sequence GTGGCAACGGTGCGTTTTACAAAAGGGCTTTTTATACACAACGAGCATGCTGGAAGTCAAAGAGAACCGGTTATTGAACAAGTAATATCCGTTTTGAAGGAAGCGGTCGGGCACGTTGAGCGGAAAGTGATTACCGAACCCGGAGAAGGAGAAAAACTGTGCTATGAGACCGTTCAGGATTATGATATTGTCATCATTTATGGTGGTGACGGAACGGTTCATGAATGCATTAATGGAATCGCCCGATTGGAAAAAAGGCCTATTGTCGCTGTACTGCCGGGTGGAACCTGTAATGATTTCAGCCGTGCAATTGGAGTTCCGGAAGACTTGGACGCGGCCTGCCGACTCTTAAAAACAGGTGTTGTCCGTAAAGTGGACGTCTGTGCCATGAACGATCGTTTTTTTGCAAACTTTTGGGGGATCGGCATGATTACCGATACTTCCGAAAATATCGATGAAAACAAAAAATCGATGATCGGCAAAATGAGTTATTATTTAAGTGCCCTTGAAACGGTCCGTCATCCATCTTTTTTTCATTATATGATTGAAGCGGACGGAAGGAAACTTGAAGGGGAAGCGGCAATGGTTGTTGCGTTGAATGGAAATTATATCGGGACAGTTGACCTTCCTTTTCAAGCGAATCATGAAGACGGTTACTTAGAACTTATCATCGTAAAAGATTCGGGCTTTCCGCTTATAAAAGAAGTGATTCAAACAAAGAAAATTAAAGCAACAGGAGAACATGCCGCAAATCTTGAACACTACCATGTTCAATCATTCACAATTCAAACCGATCATCCGATGCTTATCGACATGGATGGAGAAGTGTATGCTGTGACGCCGGCTGTCTGCAACGTTAAAAAAGGGCATATTGACTGTCTTTGTTCCGCATAA
- a CDS encoding Lmo0850 family protein, whose product MKSADRTRKIVDNLTRLGVKATVTKSRTALWNALQCREAQSQLKAVTSCHSG is encoded by the coding sequence ATGAAGAGTGCGGATCGGACGAGAAAAATTGTCGATAATCTTACCAGGCTGGGTGTAAAAGCAACCGTAACCAAATCAAGGACAGCGCTATGGAACGCTTTGCAATGCAGGGAAGCGCAGAGCCAGTTGAAGGCGGTTACCTCCTGCCACTCTGGATAA
- the cls gene encoding cardiolipin synthase encodes MVMNVIIELYFFPWAAYVLFTLNIVLASAIIFMERRDAGATWAWLMVLFFLPLLGFVLYLIFGQNLSRKRLFDWEDKKKIGLEEQISHQKRAIKRGIYPFANPHTKENTKLISMLLSYNDAVLSEDNQVYIYTDGAEKFDSLMNDMRRAKNHIHVQYYIFRNDRLGKEIITLLTEKALTGVEVRVLYDDMGSRTLRRKHFRKLIEAGGVVETFFPSRIPLINLRLNYRNHRKIVVIDGQIGYVGGFNVGDEYLGKDPAFGYWRDTHLRVEGSAVHALQTRFILDWNQASKRHDFMYDERLFPVPATTADTAMQIVTSGPDSEWDQIKSGYLQLISTAKKSIYIQTPYFIPDASILDALRIAALSGIDVKIMVPNKPDHPFVYWATYSYAGELLKAGAKIYIYDDGFIHAKTIVVDEKLSSVGTANIDVRSFRLNFEVNAFMYDYETGRQLAKIFRHDMTVCFELTPELYQQRSPAIKFKESISRLLSPIL; translated from the coding sequence ATGGTGATGAACGTGATCATTGAATTGTATTTTTTCCCGTGGGCTGCTTACGTGCTTTTCACATTGAACATCGTGCTCGCTTCAGCCATTATTTTTATGGAGCGGCGCGATGCAGGCGCAACATGGGCGTGGCTGATGGTCTTGTTTTTCCTTCCGCTTCTTGGTTTTGTTCTTTATCTTATATTCGGACAGAATTTAAGCAGAAAGCGGTTATTTGATTGGGAAGACAAGAAAAAAATAGGACTTGAAGAACAAATCAGCCATCAAAAAAGAGCTATAAAACGCGGCATTTATCCGTTTGCCAACCCTCATACAAAAGAAAATACGAAACTTATTTCTATGCTGCTAAGCTATAATGACGCAGTTTTATCGGAAGATAATCAAGTTTATATCTACACAGATGGCGCTGAAAAATTTGATTCTCTGATGAACGATATGCGCAGAGCCAAAAACCATATTCATGTTCAGTACTATATTTTCCGAAATGACCGGCTTGGCAAAGAGATTATTACTCTTTTAACGGAAAAAGCACTGACAGGTGTGGAGGTACGCGTATTATATGATGATATGGGTTCAAGAACACTTCGGCGTAAACATTTTCGGAAGCTTATTGAAGCCGGCGGTGTGGTAGAGACCTTTTTCCCTTCCCGCATTCCCTTAATTAATCTACGGCTGAATTACCGAAATCATAGAAAAATTGTTGTCATCGATGGACAGATCGGCTATGTAGGCGGCTTTAACGTTGGTGATGAATACTTAGGAAAGGACCCGGCCTTCGGCTATTGGAGAGATACTCACCTGCGTGTTGAAGGCAGCGCCGTTCATGCACTGCAGACCCGGTTTATTCTAGACTGGAACCAAGCATCTAAACGGCATGATTTTATGTACGATGAACGACTGTTCCCCGTGCCGGCCACAACCGCTGATACCGCCATGCAAATTGTGACTAGCGGGCCGGATTCAGAATGGGATCAAATTAAAAGCGGCTACCTTCAGCTTATCTCAACAGCAAAAAAGTCTATTTATATCCAGACTCCTTATTTTATTCCAGATGCGAGTATTTTAGACGCACTTCGTATTGCCGCTTTGTCTGGAATCGATGTAAAAATTATGGTGCCCAATAAACCGGATCACCCTTTTGTCTACTGGGCTACCTATTCTTATGCCGGAGAACTATTAAAAGCGGGAGCAAAAATTTATATTTACGATGACGGCTTTATTCATGCTAAAACCATTGTCGTAGATGAAAAGCTGAGCTCGGTCGGCACTGCAAATATTGACGTCCGCAGCTTCCGTTTAAACTTTGAAGTGAACGCCTTTATGTATGATTATGAAACAGGCCGCCAGCTGGCAAAAATTTTCCGTCATGACATGACGGTCTGTTTTGAATTAACACCTGAGCTGTATCAGCAGCGCTCTCCTGCTATTAAATTCAAGGAATCTATTTCTCGGCTCCTATCGCCGATCCTTTAA
- a CDS encoding SE1832 family protein, giving the protein MNKSQIEYKIRELKMDYMRVQGDIEKLESTGHGVSKAEERLVEMEKELKELNKLLLKAEK; this is encoded by the coding sequence ATGAACAAGTCACAAATTGAATATAAGATTCGAGAATTAAAAATGGACTATATGCGTGTACAAGGCGACATCGAAAAATTAGAATCTACCGGACACGGCGTATCAAAAGCAGAAGAAAGACTCGTTGAAATGGAAAAAGAGTTAAAAGAATTAAATAAACTGCTTTTAAAAGCGGAAAAGTAA
- a CDS encoding polyamine aminopropyltransferase, protein MTEQHSIRQSRSIYYASGIVSICGIIFEVLFGALGSYILGDGVKQYTLTISLFLTGMGIGAYISEKVTRRLIASFIWIEYGIGIVGGFSALLLFGVTAYLPEGTEALFLYSVTLLVGTLTGVELPILIRKANEIGVSLQKSAAKVLFSDYAGGLIGGLLFLFLLRPYFGLVKTSFLVALINIAVALWIVFQFRSELKRFKLHAACGIAFLGILTAGALFGEEAAFHFEQKLYKDPVVFSEQTAYQKIVLTREQGDTRLYLDGQLQFSSSDEHRYHEILVHPTMAAAARHDRVLVLGGGDGLAVRELLKYQDLGRVTLVDLDPAMTETARTNHLLTDLNKRSLDDPRVDIVNQDAFQFLEKAEGFYDVIIIDLPDPNNESLNKLYTQEFYSLARNHLQVDGAMIVQATSPVFAPQVYWTIDRTIQAAGLKTENLHADIPSFGGWGYVLASREGMDVEGLSLIKDTRYLTADLLPALTKFGKDEDAEMEGGAQIEPNTLIRPNLIEVYEKSWRYY, encoded by the coding sequence ATGACTGAACAGCATTCCATCCGGCAAAGCCGGTCGATTTATTATGCATCGGGCATTGTCTCGATATGCGGTATTATCTTTGAAGTACTGTTCGGCGCACTCGGTTCGTACATTTTAGGAGATGGAGTGAAGCAGTATACACTCACCATCTCCCTTTTTTTAACCGGAATGGGCATCGGCGCATACATAAGCGAGAAAGTAACCCGCCGCTTAATTGCTTCGTTTATTTGGATTGAATACGGCATTGGTATCGTTGGCGGATTTTCAGCTCTTCTTCTATTTGGCGTAACGGCTTATTTGCCGGAAGGAACAGAAGCTTTATTTTTATACAGTGTAACGCTGCTTGTCGGAACGTTAACGGGCGTGGAGCTGCCCATTTTAATCCGGAAAGCAAATGAAATCGGTGTGTCGCTTCAAAAAAGTGCAGCTAAAGTGCTGTTTTCCGATTACGCCGGCGGTTTAATTGGCGGTCTGTTGTTTTTATTTCTGCTTCGGCCATACTTTGGGCTTGTAAAAACGTCTTTTCTTGTCGCTTTAATCAACATCGCGGTCGCACTGTGGATTGTTTTTCAATTTCGTTCTGAATTAAAGCGATTTAAGCTTCATGCGGCGTGCGGCATTGCGTTTTTAGGAATTTTAACAGCCGGGGCTCTTTTTGGTGAGGAAGCGGCATTTCACTTTGAGCAGAAATTATACAAAGATCCAGTCGTGTTTTCGGAACAAACGGCTTACCAAAAAATTGTTTTAACGAGGGAACAGGGAGATACCCGTTTATACTTGGATGGGCAGCTTCAATTCAGTTCGTCCGATGAGCACCGGTATCATGAAATTCTCGTCCATCCAACAATGGCAGCAGCTGCCCGCCACGACCGTGTTTTAGTGCTTGGCGGAGGTGATGGACTGGCAGTAAGAGAGCTGCTGAAATATCAGGATCTTGGTCGTGTTACACTTGTGGACCTTGATCCTGCCATGACAGAAACCGCACGTACGAATCACTTGTTAACCGATTTAAATAAGAGATCACTTGATGATCCGCGTGTAGATATCGTCAATCAGGATGCTTTTCAGTTTTTAGAAAAAGCAGAGGGGTTTTATGATGTCATCATTATCGATTTGCCGGATCCAAACAATGAATCACTGAACAAATTATATACCCAGGAGTTTTACTCTCTCGCCCGCAATCACTTGCAGGTAGACGGTGCGATGATTGTCCAGGCAACAAGTCCCGTATTTGCACCACAAGTTTATTGGACCATTGACCGGACCATCCAGGCAGCCGGATTGAAAACGGAAAACCTGCACGCGGACATTCCAAGCTTTGGCGGGTGGGGATATGTGCTGGCATCAAGAGAGGGCATGGATGTAGAAGGGCTGTCCTTAATAAAAGATACGCGCTATTTAACAGCTGACCTGCTGCCGGCTTTAACGAAATTTGGGAAGGACGAAGATGCAGAAATGGAAGGCGGGGCCCAAATTGAGCCGAACACCCTTATTCGTCCAAATTTAATTGAAGTTTATGAAAAATCTTGGCGCTATTATTAA
- a CDS encoding DUF350 domain-containing protein: MNPFLLTFLYFIVAIAVVVVGLIVFEQITRKYKDWDEIRGNNTAVALSIGGKIIGICIIITFSIFHNDTITETIIWGLFGMVLQLAAYILFELMTRSFSVEEQLKSGNLAVGIVSFSVSVGLAFVIGASIS, encoded by the coding sequence GTGAATCCATTTTTACTGACATTTTTGTATTTTATCGTAGCCATTGCAGTGGTTGTGGTTGGACTAATTGTTTTTGAACAAATTACAAGAAAGTATAAAGACTGGGATGAAATAAGAGGAAACAATACAGCCGTTGCCCTGTCAATCGGCGGGAAAATTATTGGCATCTGTATTATTATTACTTTTTCTATTTTTCACAACGATACAATTACAGAAACGATTATATGGGGTTTATTCGGTATGGTACTGCAGCTTGCAGCGTATATCTTGTTTGAACTGATGACAAGAAGCTTTTCTGTAGAAGAACAGCTGAAATCAGGCAATCTTGCGGTAGGAATTGTTTCCTTTTCTGTTTCAGTCGGACTGGCGTTTGTTATTGGCGCTTCGATTTCATAA
- a CDS encoding DUF4247 domain-containing protein, translating to MKIKKWMIVTTASVFLFAACGLQEADDYVDENYTFVDAVQNNTNTNDQAMLYRTNQSLQETAAELIDVEQPEKIGQEVDGRQVLVYNNEFIILTQDPDNPGSTLVEVAEDEFVRTHYNPGFFSGMLLGSLLNGRFGSNWERTQTNRCRYNDGGCYSGGGYYGGGTFSNGSYGRGSTFRGGGPGEGK from the coding sequence ATGAAAATAAAAAAATGGATGATTGTCACCACTGCATCGGTTTTTCTTTTTGCTGCCTGCGGCCTGCAGGAAGCAGATGACTATGTTGATGAAAATTATACATTTGTTGATGCTGTGCAAAACAATACAAACACAAACGATCAAGCGATGCTTTACCGCACGAATCAAAGCCTGCAGGAAACGGCCGCTGAGCTGATTGATGTAGAGCAGCCAGAAAAAATCGGCCAGGAAGTGGACGGCCGCCAGGTGCTTGTATACAATAATGAATTTATTATTTTAACGCAAGATCCCGATAACCCGGGCTCCACGCTTGTGGAAGTAGCAGAAGATGAATTTGTTCGTACGCATTATAATCCCGGCTTTTTCTCAGGTATGCTGCTCGGTTCATTGCTGAATGGGCGTTTTGGTTCAAATTGGGAGCGGACACAAACGAACCGGTGCCGGTATAACGATGGCGGCTGCTATTCAGGCGGCGGTTATTACGGAGGCGGGACGTTTTCTAACGGCTCTTATGGCCGTGGCTCGACATTCCGCGGCGGCGGACCGGGAGAAGGAAAATAA